In a single window of the Desulfovibrio mangrovi genome:
- the smpB gene encoding SsrA-binding protein SmpB, producing the protein MSKKNKKESSGHIAKNKKARHYYELLENLEAGIELRGTEVKSLRAGLVAFRDSYVQFKSGEAWLVGLHIAPYENAGYAQHDPDRDRKLLLHRRQIAAWAAKVDQRGFSVVPVAIYFKDSRVKVEIALGRGKKLHDQRDSIKERDIQRDVARQLAGM; encoded by the coding sequence ATGAGCAAAAAGAACAAGAAGGAATCCAGCGGGCATATCGCAAAAAACAAGAAGGCCCGCCACTACTACGAACTGCTTGAAAACCTTGAAGCGGGCATTGAACTGCGCGGTACCGAGGTGAAGTCGCTGCGTGCCGGACTCGTCGCCTTCCGCGACAGCTATGTCCAGTTCAAGTCTGGCGAGGCATGGCTTGTGGGCCTGCATATCGCTCCCTATGAGAACGCCGGTTACGCCCAGCACGACCCCGACCGCGACCGCAAGCTGCTGCTGCACCGCCGCCAGATCGCCGCATGGGCAGCCAAGGTGGATCAGCGTGGTTTCTCCGTGGTTCCCGTGGCCATCTATTTCAAGGACTCCCGCGTCAAAGTGGAAATCGCCCTCGGACGGGGCAAGAAGCTGCACGACCAGCGCGACAGCATCAAAGAACGCGACATTCAGCGTGACGTGGCCCGCCAGTTGGCAGGCATGTAG
- a CDS encoding HPr family phosphocarrier protein — MHNTISEHEGCFSAIICVRNELGLHARPAARIAQEAQKFQCELRLVVDDQEVDAKSILDILSLAAARGTELTLKGWGDDAKQALEHMAHVFQCTLGEGA, encoded by the coding sequence GTGCACAACACGATTAGCGAACATGAGGGCTGCTTTTCAGCAATCATCTGCGTGCGGAACGAACTGGGCCTGCATGCCCGCCCTGCGGCGCGCATTGCGCAGGAAGCCCAGAAGTTCCAGTGCGAACTGAGGCTCGTGGTGGATGATCAGGAGGTGGACGCCAAGTCCATTCTCGACATCCTCTCCCTTGCCGCCGCACGAGGAACCGAGCTCACCCTGAAGGGATGGGGCGACGACGCGAAGCAGGCCCTTGAACATATGGCACACGTCTTTCAATGCACATTGGGAGAGGGGGCATAA
- a CDS encoding FAD-binding oxidoreductase produces the protein MTKTTALNATQRHFLQNLFPGSDCLTTPEEMLIFETDASRLTGLPLAVVRPLEEEQIVELLRWAHAERIPLYPRARATNVVGLCVPEKPGIVISTLKMDRIIDVDADDFVAVVEPGIITGDLQKHVEGMGLFYPPDPASFGISTIGGNVATCAGGMRAVKYGVTREWVLGCRVVLPGGKVIECGGRNHKNVVGLDLTRLMVGSEGTLGVMSNVTLKLMPKPEATASLMAGFASLEDAMGAVRSVFRSGILPTALEFMGAEVLDCLAKLVSVPWPQGENGVRAVLLFRLDGSEAALPADLARLHKALQAADEAPVWLEQGLGSEQEEPLWEIRRLINPASYYVAPNKISDDVTVPRGKLLTALLGIRRIAEESGLTILTFGHVGDGNIHVNVMHDASDPDQKARAQKAKLAVMEHVLALKGTLSGEHGIGLTKAPYVHKQLCEEERRIMRDIKTAFDPHGIMNPGKAF, from the coding sequence ATGACGAAGACCACCGCCCTCAACGCCACCCAGCGACACTTTCTGCAGAACCTGTTTCCGGGTTCCGACTGCCTGACCACCCCTGAGGAAATGCTGATCTTCGAAACCGACGCCAGCCGCCTGACAGGCCTGCCGCTGGCGGTTGTCCGCCCGCTGGAGGAAGAACAGATCGTGGAGCTGCTGCGCTGGGCACACGCCGAGCGCATTCCGCTCTACCCCCGCGCCCGTGCCACTAACGTGGTTGGGCTGTGCGTGCCGGAAAAACCGGGAATCGTCATATCCACCCTGAAAATGGACCGCATCATCGACGTGGACGCCGACGATTTCGTGGCCGTTGTGGAACCCGGCATCATCACCGGCGACCTGCAGAAACACGTGGAGGGCATGGGACTCTTTTATCCGCCCGATCCTGCCAGTTTCGGTATCTCGACAATCGGAGGGAATGTCGCGACCTGTGCAGGCGGCATGCGTGCGGTAAAATACGGCGTAACCCGCGAATGGGTGCTGGGCTGCCGCGTGGTGCTGCCCGGCGGCAAGGTCATCGAATGCGGTGGTCGCAACCACAAAAACGTTGTGGGGCTGGATCTTACCCGCCTCATGGTGGGCAGCGAGGGCACGCTTGGCGTGATGAGCAACGTCACCCTCAAGCTCATGCCGAAACCCGAAGCAACAGCCTCCCTCATGGCCGGCTTCGCATCGCTGGAAGATGCCATGGGGGCGGTGCGCAGCGTATTCCGCTCGGGCATTCTGCCCACCGCGCTCGAATTCATGGGCGCAGAGGTGCTGGATTGTCTGGCCAAGCTGGTTTCCGTACCGTGGCCGCAGGGCGAAAATGGTGTCCGTGCCGTCCTGCTGTTCCGTCTGGACGGCAGTGAAGCGGCCCTGCCTGCGGACCTTGCCCGTCTGCATAAGGCCCTTCAGGCCGCCGACGAAGCCCCCGTCTGGCTGGAGCAGGGACTGGGCTCAGAGCAAGAGGAACCACTGTGGGAAATCCGCCGGCTCATCAATCCCGCTTCCTACTACGTTGCCCCAAACAAGATTTCCGACGACGTCACCGTTCCCCGCGGCAAACTGCTCACCGCCCTGCTTGGCATCCGCAGAATCGCGGAAGAAAGCGGCCTGACCATCCTCACCTTCGGCCATGTGGGCGACGGCAACATCCACGTGAACGTCATGCACGATGCCTCCGATCCCGACCAGAAGGCACGGGCGCAAAAGGCCAAGCTGGCAGTCATGGAGCATGTGCTGGCACTCAAGGGCACCCTGTCGGGCGAACACGGCATCGGCCTGACCAAAGCCCCCTACGTGCACAAACAGCTTTGCGAAGAAGAGCGGCGCATCATGCGCGACATCAAGACCGCATTTGACCCCCATGGCATCATGAACCCGGGCAAAGCGTTCTGA
- the ptsP gene encoding phosphoenolpyruvate--protein phosphotransferase: MAREILHGVAVSAGISIGKAFFINRQSRRHIPRETIPASKVDYEIDRLTSASAQVREEFEAARAKVPEELREHGAIIDSHLMICQDPKLMLAAATRIRERGITAEWALEQSVESIAAAFSAIDDPYIRERIQDVRVVAERIMQRLLGGKDTSRALEERMVLMAHDLTPADTIELEQDKIMSFATCEGGKTSHTGILARSLQIPAIVGVEGLEETVRDGDLIIVDALRGRILIGPTEDELADYSDLKYQFENYQKSIVRQCKLPGETVDGFRLDIQANIELADELQSVLDNGGEGVGLYRTEYAFLNRKEAPSEEELYREYATIAERLAPAKVTLRTLDVGADKMMNTQEKLEEANPALGLRGIRYCLKNQELFRRQLRAILRASVHGNVAVMFPMISGIKEVRQARYQLNIVRQELDEAGIPYNPNMPVGIMIELPSAVMISETLAQEVDFFSIGTNDLIQYSLGIDRANKHVSYLYQPLHPAIVRSIKYVVDAAHRAGIEVSVCGEVASDPYCIPILMGMQIDAVSIAPQAIPGIKRIIRQVNMEECKQLLRDVLSHATVSKINRKVRQTIFKRFPEELTFFASLLDQDD; the protein is encoded by the coding sequence GTGGCACGCGAAATTCTCCACGGCGTCGCGGTTTCCGCAGGCATTTCCATCGGCAAGGCGTTCTTCATCAACCGCCAGAGCCGCAGACACATCCCGCGTGAAACCATTCCCGCCAGCAAGGTGGATTACGAAATCGACCGCCTCACCAGCGCGTCCGCTCAGGTACGCGAAGAGTTTGAGGCTGCCCGCGCCAAGGTCCCCGAAGAGCTTCGGGAACACGGCGCGATCATCGACTCGCACCTTATGATCTGTCAGGACCCCAAGCTCATGCTGGCAGCTGCCACCCGCATCCGCGAACGCGGTATCACGGCGGAATGGGCCCTTGAGCAGTCCGTGGAAAGCATCGCAGCCGCCTTCAGCGCCATCGACGATCCGTACATCCGCGAACGTATTCAGGACGTGCGCGTGGTGGCCGAGCGCATCATGCAACGCCTGCTCGGCGGCAAGGACACCTCGCGCGCCCTTGAGGAACGCATGGTGCTCATGGCGCACGACCTGACGCCGGCAGATACCATCGAGCTGGAACAGGACAAGATCATGTCCTTTGCCACCTGCGAAGGTGGCAAGACCTCGCACACGGGCATTCTGGCCCGCTCGCTGCAAATTCCCGCCATCGTCGGCGTGGAAGGCCTTGAAGAAACCGTACGCGACGGCGACCTGATCATCGTGGACGCCCTGCGTGGCCGCATTCTCATCGGCCCCACGGAAGACGAACTCGCCGATTATTCCGACCTGAAGTACCAGTTCGAGAACTACCAGAAGTCCATCGTCCGCCAGTGCAAGCTGCCCGGCGAAACCGTGGACGGCTTCCGGCTGGACATTCAGGCCAACATAGAACTTGCCGACGAGCTGCAAAGCGTGCTCGACAACGGCGGCGAAGGCGTGGGCCTCTACCGTACGGAATACGCCTTCCTCAACCGCAAGGAAGCCCCCTCGGAAGAAGAGCTCTACCGCGAATACGCTACCATTGCCGAACGCCTTGCCCCCGCCAAGGTCACCTTGCGCACGCTGGACGTAGGCGCGGACAAGATGATGAACACGCAGGAGAAGCTGGAAGAAGCCAACCCCGCTCTCGGCCTGCGTGGCATCCGCTACTGCCTGAAGAATCAGGAGCTGTTCCGCCGCCAGCTGCGTGCCATTCTGCGCGCCAGCGTACATGGCAACGTGGCGGTCATGTTCCCCATGATCTCCGGCATCAAGGAAGTGCGGCAGGCACGCTACCAGCTCAACATTGTCCGGCAGGAACTGGACGAAGCCGGCATTCCCTACAACCCCAACATGCCCGTGGGCATCATGATCGAGCTGCCCAGCGCGGTCATGATCTCCGAAACGCTGGCGCAGGAAGTGGACTTCTTCTCCATCGGCACCAACGATCTCATCCAGTACTCGCTGGGGATCGACCGCGCCAACAAGCACGTCTCCTACCTGTACCAGCCCCTGCATCCGGCCATTGTGCGGTCCATCAAATATGTTGTGGACGCCGCCCACCGTGCGGGCATAGAAGTGAGCGTCTGCGGCGAAGTGGCATCCGACCCCTACTGCATCCCCATCCTCATGGGCATGCAGATAGATGCGGTTTCCATCGCTCCGCAGGCCATACCCGGCATCAAGCGCATCATCCGTCAGGTGAACATGGAAGAATGCAAGCAACTGCTGCGTGACGTGCTCAGCCACGCCACGGTTTCCAAGATCAACCGCAAGGTACGCCAGACCATATTCAAGCGCTTCCCTGAAGAACTGACATTTTTCGCATCCCTGCTTGATCAGGACGATTAG
- the rsmI gene encoding 16S rRNA (cytidine(1402)-2'-O)-methyltransferase, protein MPLISPNLWVVATPLGNPGDLSPRAREVLEAADLVLAEDTRRAGTLFKMTGVTVKKLASFHDHNEEAKAPSLVEAMQQGQVLALVSDAGMPLFSDPGYRLVRLARQEGLAVSVVPGPSAPLTALAASGIAPQPFTFMGFPPRKKSDQEKFFGEFRAVQTTLVFFERKNRLAETLTVAHAVLGPRELCVARELTKTHEEFILTRLEEHASVPDDLLGEITVVIGPPESVDKPDENAVLALVREESAAGGKPRDIARRVKDRVQGWSVGEIYQLMQR, encoded by the coding sequence ATGCCTTTGATCTCTCCGAACCTGTGGGTGGTGGCAACACCGCTTGGCAACCCTGGTGATCTTTCCCCCCGCGCCCGGGAAGTGCTGGAAGCCGCAGATCTGGTACTGGCGGAAGATACCCGTCGTGCCGGAACCCTGTTTAAGATGACCGGCGTCACGGTCAAGAAGCTTGCCAGCTTTCACGATCACAACGAGGAAGCCAAGGCGCCTTCGCTGGTGGAAGCCATGCAGCAGGGGCAGGTACTTGCGCTGGTCTCCGATGCGGGCATGCCCCTCTTTTCCGACCCCGGCTACCGGCTGGTGCGCCTTGCACGGCAGGAAGGCCTTGCCGTCTCCGTTGTCCCCGGCCCCAGTGCTCCGCTTACCGCCCTCGCAGCCAGCGGCATTGCTCCGCAGCCATTCACCTTCATGGGCTTTCCGCCCCGCAAGAAGAGTGATCAGGAAAAGTTTTTCGGCGAGTTCCGCGCGGTGCAGACCACACTGGTCTTCTTCGAGCGCAAGAACCGCCTCGCGGAAACGCTGACCGTAGCCCACGCAGTGCTCGGACCAAGAGAATTGTGTGTCGCACGGGAATTGACCAAGACACATGAGGAGTTTATCCTCACCCGCTTGGAGGAACACGCCTCCGTTCCCGATGACCTGCTGGGAGAAATCACCGTGGTCATCGGCCCCCCGGAAAGCGTGGACAAGCCGGACGAAAACGCCGTCCTCGCCCTTGTCAGGGAAGAATCGGCCGCGGGCGGAAAACCCCGCGACATCGCCCGCCGCGTGAAAGACCGCGTACAGGGCTGGAGCGTAGGCGAGATATATCAGCTCATGCAACGCTGA
- the secA gene encoding preprotein translocase subunit SecA, which yields MLGLIKKVFGSKNDRFLKHLRPILATINSMESGLREKSDEYFPSRIAELKQMVADGASLDSILPETFAMVREAGRRVFNMRHYDVQLIGGCVLHNGMISEMKTGEGKTLVATLPVVLNALTGKGVHVVTVNDYLAKRDAQWMSQLYGFLGLTTGVIVHGLTDEERKEAYNADITYGTNNEFGFDYLRDNMKFYKEQLVQRPHHFAIVDEVDSILIDEARTPLIISGASEHTTTLYAQIDNIIPSLKQDQHFTMDEKAKSVSLTDEGVAHCEKLLNLENLYDAQNITHQHHILQALKAHHIFKRDVDYIVKDGQVVIVDEFTGRLMPGRRFSDGLHQALEAKEGVKVEAENQTLASITFQNYFRMYEKLAGMTGTADTEAVEFGQIYGLEVISIPTNKPMVRVDHPDSIYRTRREKFNAIVQEIAELHKKGQPVLVGTISIENSELISGMLKKVGIPHNVLNAKHHEEEARIVAEAGQRGHVTIATNMAGRGTDIVLGEGVRELGGLHILGTERHESRRIDNQLRGRSGRQGDPGSSRFFLSLEDDLMRLFGSERISTIMQKLGMEEGEPIVNNMVSKAIENAQKRVEGHNFEIRKALLDYDNVMNQQREVIYTLRRSSMMETDLEPLVHGFLDDILDELYAEWEAQKTHDDEMAATMAARLDETFNIARDMTMPPVPDQNAVREAVLGKLNVLKNDVPEMYSDILRYFMLEELDRCWKEHLLNMDHLRDGIGLRGYGQRDPKQEYKREGFSLFQSMLLRMRENIFKALTRLRIQKADEQAEAEARQREEERLREELRHKEAQKDISYSAAQAPQQEEAKKQPARRDEPKVGRNDPCPCGSGKKYKKCCGTGA from the coding sequence ATGCTCGGCCTTATCAAAAAAGTCTTCGGCTCAAAGAACGACCGTTTCCTCAAGCACCTGCGCCCCATCCTCGCCACCATCAATTCCATGGAATCCGGACTTCGCGAAAAGTCCGACGAATACTTCCCCTCGCGCATTGCCGAGCTGAAGCAGATGGTTGCCGACGGCGCATCCCTTGATTCCATTCTTCCCGAAACCTTCGCCATGGTGCGAGAAGCCGGTCGCCGCGTGTTCAACATGCGCCACTATGATGTTCAGCTCATCGGCGGCTGCGTGCTGCACAACGGCATGATCTCGGAAATGAAGACCGGTGAAGGTAAAACCCTTGTGGCCACCCTGCCCGTAGTGCTCAACGCGCTGACCGGCAAGGGCGTGCACGTAGTGACCGTGAACGACTATCTCGCCAAGCGTGACGCGCAGTGGATGAGCCAGCTTTATGGCTTCCTCGGCCTGACCACGGGCGTTATCGTACACGGTCTTACCGACGAAGAACGCAAGGAAGCCTACAACGCGGACATCACCTACGGTACCAACAACGAATTCGGCTTCGACTACCTGCGCGACAACATGAAGTTCTACAAGGAACAGCTGGTGCAGCGCCCCCACCACTTCGCCATCGTGGACGAAGTGGACTCCATCCTCATCGACGAAGCCAGAACTCCGCTCATCATCTCCGGTGCTTCCGAGCACACCACCACGCTGTACGCCCAGATCGACAACATCATTCCTTCGCTCAAGCAGGACCAGCACTTCACGATGGATGAGAAGGCCAAGTCCGTCTCCCTGACCGATGAAGGCGTGGCCCACTGCGAAAAGCTGCTCAATCTGGAAAACCTCTACGATGCGCAGAACATCACCCATCAGCACCACATTCTGCAGGCGCTGAAGGCGCACCATATTTTCAAGCGCGACGTGGACTACATCGTGAAGGACGGTCAGGTCGTCATCGTTGACGAATTCACCGGCCGTCTCATGCCCGGCCGCCGTTTCTCCGACGGCCTGCACCAGGCACTGGAAGCCAAGGAAGGCGTGAAGGTGGAAGCCGAGAACCAGACGCTGGCATCCATCACCTTCCAGAACTACTTCCGCATGTATGAAAAGCTTGCGGGCATGACCGGTACGGCTGATACCGAAGCCGTGGAATTCGGGCAGATCTACGGGCTGGAGGTCATCTCCATCCCCACCAACAAGCCCATGGTCCGCGTTGACCATCCCGACAGCATCTACCGCACCCGCCGCGAGAAGTTCAACGCCATCGTTCAGGAAATTGCCGAGCTGCACAAGAAGGGACAGCCTGTTCTGGTGGGCACCATCTCCATCGAGAACTCCGAGCTTATCTCCGGCATGCTCAAGAAGGTGGGCATTCCCCACAACGTGCTCAACGCAAAGCACCATGAAGAAGAAGCCCGCATCGTTGCGGAAGCCGGCCAGCGCGGCCACGTGACCATCGCCACCAACATGGCGGGCCGCGGTACCGACATTGTGCTCGGCGAAGGCGTACGCGAACTCGGCGGCCTGCACATCCTCGGCACCGAGCGTCACGAATCCCGCCGCATCGACAACCAGTTGCGCGGCCGTTCCGGTCGTCAGGGCGACCCCGGCAGCTCCCGTTTCTTCCTCTCGCTGGAAGACGATCTCATGCGCCTGTTCGGGTCTGAACGCATCTCCACCATCATGCAGAAGCTGGGCATGGAAGAAGGCGAGCCCATCGTCAACAACATGGTTTCCAAGGCCATTGAAAACGCCCAGAAGCGCGTTGAAGGCCACAACTTTGAAATCCGCAAAGCCCTGCTGGACTACGACAACGTCATGAACCAGCAGCGCGAAGTCATCTACACCCTGCGCCGCTCCTCCATGATGGAAACGGATCTGGAACCGCTGGTGCACGGATTCCTCGACGACATTCTGGACGAACTGTACGCCGAATGGGAAGCCCAGAAGACCCACGACGACGAAATGGCCGCCACCATGGCTGCCCGTCTGGACGAGACCTTCAACATTGCGCGCGACATGACCATGCCGCCCGTGCCGGACCAGAACGCCGTGCGTGAGGCCGTTCTCGGCAAGCTGAACGTACTGAAAAACGATGTACCGGAAATGTATTCCGACATCCTGCGCTACTTCATGCTGGAAGAGCTGGACCGCTGCTGGAAGGAACACCTGCTCAACATGGACCACCTGCGCGACGGCATTGGCCTGCGCGGCTACGGTCAGCGTGATCCCAAGCAGGAATACAAGCGCGAAGGCTTCTCCCTGTTCCAGTCCATGCTGCTGCGCATGCGCGAAAACATCTTCAAGGCGCTCACCCGCCTGCGCATCCAGAAGGCGGACGAGCAGGCCGAAGCAGAAGCCCGCCAGCGCGAAGAAGAGCGTCTGCGCGAAGAGCTGCGTCACAAGGAAGCCCAGAAGGATATTTCCTACTCCGCAGCGCAAGCTCCGCAGCAGGAAGAAGCCAAGAAGCAGCCTGCGCGCCGCGATGAGCCCAAGGTGGGCCGCAACGATCCCTGTCCTTGCGGAAGCGGCAAGAAATACAAGAAGTGCTGCGGCACCGGCGCCTAA
- a CDS encoding (Fe-S)-binding protein — translation MNDSTQNPPAQECILCGRCLSVCPVMLTTGREELSPKAKQYMLKTLARSPERLNVVDCRELADKCLSCGRCLAACPQKLSVPQKLAELRAMHPGWQQWVWKQWIERGAALWPALATFGKVAPKDIGPKTFSRLMDSMRAMAPARDITPWLKVENYDRNVGEGHSILLFAGCTARRIQKSWHAKALTLLKKLGFQVLSENAMTCCGLTLDHAGIPDAAHSARQRNVDAWRAAGRPRMTTFCATCQHGLAEYAHCTDVNWEQGEADQFAASLVPLSALWGESTFVTTEDAPKRVRYHQPCHWGGKDPDKAWLAKTLANRMSAPSGVQCCGMGGVLQLGDQPLSREVAKRCWNALDPDAGTQVLTGCSGCTLQLRSSRPALDDKDVPVGHWLDIIIP, via the coding sequence ATGAACGACAGCACTCAGAATCCGCCCGCGCAGGAGTGCATCCTGTGCGGGCGTTGCCTTTCGGTCTGCCCCGTCATGCTCACCACGGGACGCGAGGAACTTTCTCCCAAGGCCAAGCAGTACATGCTGAAAACGCTGGCCCGCTCGCCGGAACGGCTGAACGTGGTGGATTGCCGCGAACTGGCGGACAAGTGCCTCTCCTGCGGGCGTTGCCTTGCAGCCTGCCCGCAAAAGCTCTCCGTTCCGCAGAAGCTGGCGGAACTGCGGGCCATGCATCCCGGCTGGCAGCAGTGGGTGTGGAAGCAGTGGATAGAACGGGGCGCGGCCCTGTGGCCCGCACTCGCCACCTTCGGCAAGGTTGCGCCCAAGGACATCGGCCCGAAGACCTTCTCCCGCCTGATGGATTCCATGCGCGCCATGGCGCCCGCACGCGACATCACTCCCTGGCTGAAGGTGGAGAACTATGACCGCAACGTGGGCGAAGGCCACTCCATACTGCTCTTTGCGGGCTGTACTGCGCGACGCATTCAGAAGTCGTGGCATGCCAAGGCGTTAACCCTGCTGAAAAAGCTGGGCTTTCAGGTGCTTTCGGAAAACGCCATGACCTGCTGCGGACTTACGCTGGACCACGCGGGCATTCCCGATGCCGCCCATTCCGCACGCCAGAGGAATGTCGACGCATGGCGCGCTGCGGGGCGTCCGCGCATGACCACCTTCTGCGCCACCTGCCAGCACGGGCTTGCCGAATATGCCCACTGCACCGACGTAAACTGGGAACAGGGAGAGGCTGACCAATTTGCCGCATCGCTGGTACCGCTCTCCGCCCTGTGGGGAGAAAGCACCTTTGTTACCACCGAGGATGCGCCAAAACGCGTCCGCTACCACCAGCCCTGTCACTGGGGCGGCAAGGACCCGGACAAGGCATGGCTTGCCAAGACACTGGCGAACAGAATGTCAGCCCCTTCCGGCGTACAGTGCTGCGGCATGGGAGGCGTTCTGCAACTAGGTGACCAGCCCCTCTCGCGTGAGGTGGCCAAACGCTGCTGGAACGCCCTCGATCCGGATGCCGGAACGCAGGTGCTCACAGGTTGCAGCGGCTGCACCCTGCAATTGCGCAGCTCCCGTCCCGCATTGGACGACAAGGATGTTCCCGTAGGCCACTGGCTGGACATCATCATTCCCTGA
- a CDS encoding YraN family protein, whose protein sequence is MVGNRGEQTATAPHLVTGANGEDAAARFLLDRGYRITARNWRHGRLELDIVCTRGKETIFVEVKTRSKGSLQRPDEALTAAKRRTLIKAAQHYISAANLWDRPCRFDLIAVVRTGDAYQVEHMENAFDLSEPVGGGNTAWQPW, encoded by the coding sequence GTGGTAGGCAACCGCGGAGAACAGACGGCGACGGCTCCTCACCTTGTCACCGGTGCCAATGGCGAAGACGCCGCAGCCCGTTTCCTGCTGGACAGGGGCTACCGCATAACGGCCCGCAACTGGCGGCACGGCAGACTGGAACTGGACATTGTCTGCACACGCGGGAAGGAAACCATCTTCGTTGAAGTGAAAACCCGCAGCAAAGGCTCCCTGCAGCGACCGGACGAGGCGCTGACGGCAGCCAAGCGCCGAACCCTCATCAAGGCGGCGCAGCACTATATTTCCGCGGCAAACCTGTGGGACAGGCCTTGCCGGTTCGACCTTATCGCCGTTGTACGCACCGGCGACGCATACCAAGTGGAGCACATGGAAAATGCCTTTGATCTCTCCGAACCTGTGGGTGGTGGCAACACCGCTTGGCAACCCTGGTGA
- a CDS encoding lipid-binding SYLF domain-containing protein produces MRLANTVRGTIAVLTICMLAALLTGGCSGKRHADRTHDDPSREQILVNNSKTALEQLAKADDVPPFRSYLRKAKGVVIFPSLYKGSYFIGVEGGTGVMLARNTDGSWTPPSFITMADLSFGFQAGGQITTCMLILMEQEYVEDALQSGLTLNADISAAIGPTGHSGQIDYGTHTKGIVYVAFTRGIAFSMALEGGTIAINHDRNLSYYGMGVTPAEIVSGKVDNSGSFELRDTLASLAAETKESGIE; encoded by the coding sequence ATGCGCCTTGCCAATACCGTTCGCGGCACGATTGCCGTTCTGACCATCTGCATGCTTGCCGCACTGCTGACGGGCGGCTGCAGTGGCAAACGACATGCCGACAGGACGCATGATGATCCATCCCGTGAGCAGATTCTGGTGAACAACTCCAAAACCGCCCTTGAGCAGCTTGCCAAGGCGGACGACGTGCCACCATTCCGTTCATACCTGCGCAAGGCCAAGGGCGTGGTCATTTTTCCCTCCCTGTACAAGGGCAGCTACTTTATCGGCGTTGAAGGCGGCACAGGGGTCATGCTGGCCCGCAATACGGACGGCTCGTGGACGCCCCCGTCCTTCATCACCATGGCAGACCTGAGCTTCGGCTTTCAGGCAGGCGGACAGATCACAACCTGCATGCTCATCCTGATGGAACAGGAGTATGTTGAAGACGCCCTGCAGAGCGGCCTGACGCTGAATGCCGACATTTCCGCCGCCATCGGCCCGACGGGTCACAGCGGCCAGATTGATTACGGAACCCACACAAAGGGCATAGTTTACGTTGCCTTTACACGCGGAATCGCCTTCAGCATGGCGCTGGAAGGCGGCACCATTGCCATAAATCACGACCGCAACCTCTCCTATTACGGCATGGGCGTAACACCCGCCGAAATCGTTTCAGGCAAGGTCGATAACAGCGGGTCGTTTGAGTTGCGTGACACGCTCGCCTCACTGGCAGCTGAAACCAAGGAAAGCGGCATAGAATAA
- a CDS encoding PTS system mannose/fructose/sorbose family transporter subunit IID produces MTDARTLLRCFLRTYLVGAAFNTRGLQNVGIVYAMEPGLRAIYPDPKQRRDARKRYLKHYNTHPFWTPLLVGTFLSLEALIARGKAPAEMLTALKDTTTYTLSAIGDSVFGGSFLVFWSLTTTCMLVADMHWVALCWSLMLFLTLHAFKLFTFAAGLRGGLKVLNMLKNWDLINWGERLKLANAVVLVILLYEVWPWAHLESIWGYSWELAWGLASAGLCLAGWILGRFHLSRIILLFILALAALIVPMLTGYFSSGM; encoded by the coding sequence ATGACGGATGCCCGAACCCTGCTGCGCTGCTTTCTGCGCACCTACCTTGTAGGTGCCGCGTTCAACACGCGCGGCCTGCAGAATGTGGGCATTGTCTACGCCATGGAACCCGGGCTGCGGGCCATCTATCCCGACCCCAAGCAACGCCGGGACGCTCGCAAGCGGTACCTGAAGCATTATAATACGCACCCCTTCTGGACCCCGTTGCTGGTGGGAACCTTCCTTTCGCTGGAGGCGCTCATCGCCCGTGGCAAGGCTCCCGCAGAAATGCTGACGGCACTGAAGGATACGACCACCTACACCCTCTCGGCCATCGGAGACTCCGTCTTCGGCGGGAGCTTTCTGGTGTTCTGGTCGCTGACAACCACCTGCATGCTTGTGGCAGACATGCACTGGGTGGCCCTGTGCTGGTCGCTCATGCTGTTCCTGACCCTGCACGCATTCAAGCTATTCACCTTTGCGGCAGGCCTTCGCGGCGGCCTCAAGGTGCTGAACATGCTTAAGAACTGGGATCTTATCAACTGGGGCGAGCGACTCAAACTCGCCAACGCCGTTGTTCTTGTGATACTATTGTACGAAGTCTGGCCATGGGCACATCTGGAAAGCATCTGGGGGTATTCATGGGAGCTGGCTTGGGGGCTTGCCAGCGCCGGGCTATGTCTGGCCGGTTGGATCTTGGGGCGATTCCACCTGTCCAGAATCATACTACTCTTTATCCTGGCACTGGCTGCGCTTATCGTACCCATGCTGACAGGATACTTCTCATCCGGCATGTAG